The following proteins come from a genomic window of Loxodonta africana isolate mLoxAfr1 chromosome 19, mLoxAfr1.hap2, whole genome shotgun sequence:
- the PPP2CB gene encoding serine/threonine-protein phosphatase 2A catalytic subunit beta isoform isoform X2 yields MELFRIGGKSPDTNYLFMGDYVDRGYYSVETVTLLVALKVRYPERITILRGNHESRQITQVYGFYDECLRKYGNANVWKYFTDLFDYLPLTALVDGQIFCLHGGLSPSIDTLDHIRALDRLQEVPHEGPMCDLLWSDPDDRGGWGISPRGAGYTFGQDISETFNHANGLTLVSRAHQLVMEGYNWCHDRNVVTIFSAPNYCYRCGNQAAIMELDDTLKYSFLQFDPAPRRGEPHVTRRTPDYFL; encoded by the exons ATGGAACTCTTCAGAATTGGTGGAAAATCGCCAGATACAAACTATCTATTCATGGGTGACTATGTAGACAGAGGTTACTACTCAGTGGAGACTGTGACTCTTCTTGTGGCGTTAAAG GTTCGTTATCCAGAACGCATTACAATATTGAGAGGAAACCACGAAAGCCGACAGATTACCCAAGTATATGGCTTTTATGATGAATGTCTACGAAAGTATGGAAATGCCAACGTTTGGAAGTATTTTACAGATCTCTTTGATTATCTTCCACTTACGGCGCTGGTAGAtggacag ATATTCTGCCTCCACGGTGGCCTCTCTCCATCCATAGATACACTGGATCATATAAGAGCCCTGGATCGTTTACAAGAAGTTCCACATGAG GGCCCAATGTGTGACCTGTTATGGTCAGACCCAGATGATCGTGGCGGGTGGGGGATATCTCCACGTGGCGCTGGCTACACATTTGGACAAGACATTTCGGAAACATTTAACCACGCCAACGGTCTCACGCTGGTTTCTCGCGCTCACCAACTTGTAATGGAG GGATATAATTGGTGCCATGATCGGAATGTGGTTACCATTTTCAGTGCACCCAATTACTGTTACCGCTGTGGGAACCAGGCTGCTATCATGGAACTAGATGACACTTTAAAATATTCCTT CCTTCAGTTTGACCCAGCGCCTCGCCGTGGAGAGCCTCATGTTACCCGGCGTACCCCTGACTACTTCCTGTGA